From Gemmatimonadota bacterium, the proteins below share one genomic window:
- a CDS encoding efflux RND transporter permease subunit, with product MNREEGSAREQRGPIAYMAGNSIAANLLMWAIIAAGLVSLTGLDREAWPTTPFYHIEVSMAYPGATPEEIEESIVVKIEDQVSGLDDVKAVKSVSAPGMASVRIQMDFGTDMVQALNDIESAVNRIQSFPAGADRPSFREMTNRMSMMRLIVYGDVPERSLKELAYQIEDELTTLPSVSQVEVSGIRKYEISIEVPLHRLRALGLTLTDIANTIRRSSLDLSAGSINTRESQVRVRTLGQNYDQQDFEEIVLLSGRDGTVLRLGDIAEVCDGFQEADLIIRHQNHPAVFVEIYRADGEQVMDVATTVRQHLANEVIPSLPDGVGVTMWNDESQVYEERADLLLKNGILGLLLVLIALSLFLEIRLALWVVVGLAVSGIGALAIMMAFDVAINTISLFSFVL from the coding sequence ATGAACCGGGAAGAAGGTTCCGCACGGGAACAGCGTGGTCCCATAGCTTATATGGCTGGTAACAGTATAGCCGCCAATCTACTGATGTGGGCCATTATCGCCGCCGGGCTGGTGTCGCTGACCGGACTCGACCGGGAAGCGTGGCCGACCACCCCTTTCTACCATATCGAAGTGTCGATGGCCTATCCCGGCGCCACACCGGAGGAGATCGAGGAGTCGATCGTCGTCAAGATCGAAGACCAGGTCAGCGGGTTGGATGACGTGAAGGCGGTCAAGTCCGTATCGGCCCCGGGTATGGCATCCGTACGGATTCAAATGGATTTCGGTACGGACATGGTCCAGGCGCTGAACGATATCGAGTCTGCGGTCAATCGCATACAGTCTTTCCCGGCCGGTGCCGATCGTCCCAGTTTCAGGGAGATGACCAACCGCATGAGCATGATGCGGCTCATTGTATATGGCGATGTACCTGAGCGCTCGCTGAAAGAATTGGCGTACCAGATCGAAGATGAACTCACAACACTCCCCTCCGTGTCCCAGGTCGAAGTCAGTGGTATTCGGAAATACGAGATTTCTATCGAGGTACCGCTTCATCGGCTAAGAGCACTTGGACTCACACTCACCGACATAGCCAACACCATTCGTCGCAGTTCCCTGGACTTATCTGCCGGCAGTATCAATACCCGGGAATCCCAGGTGCGGGTCCGCACCCTCGGCCAGAACTACGACCAACAGGACTTCGAGGAGATCGTCCTTCTCAGCGGTCGTGACGGCACGGTCCTGCGCCTTGGAGATATCGCCGAGGTCTGCGACGGTTTTCAGGAAGCCGACCTGATCATCCGGCATCAGAACCATCCCGCTGTATTCGTGGAGATCTACCGCGCCGATGGTGAGCAAGTGATGGATGTCGCCACGACCGTCCGACAGCACCTGGCAAACGAAGTGATCCCTTCCCTACCCGACGGTGTGGGCGTCACCATGTGGAATGACGAATCCCAGGTCTATGAGGAACGCGCCGATCTTCTCCTCAAGAACGGGATCCTGGGCCTGTTGCTGGTGCTGATCGCCCTCAGCCTGTTTCTCGAAATCCGGCTCGCGCTTTGGGTCGTCGTGGGCCTCGCCGTTTCGGGAATCGGCGCCCTCGCCATCATGATGGCATTCGACGTGGCGATCAACACCATCAGCCTGTTCTCCTTTGTCCT
- a CDS encoding efflux RND transporter periplasmic adaptor subunit, translated as MNRGKSLLLASAILLISTIVAYLMIWLKPEPEIRPLTSQAPFAVTALAVVGTGAIPVYGSGTVRPVAKIDVAAEINGKVVWVDPAFQSGGRVRKGQILFRIADADYQNKVQQARANVAAQHVALLRANEEAQIARSEYAQFRRDQTDIAGGNPLALWEPQLEAARAAVTRDSAVLADAELALARTKVRAPFKGVVQAESIDIGQFVVAGQSVGRLYATDAVEVVVPLSDANAVLIPGLWELKAGDGDRRVVARVIAEYGDGSYAWDGYVDRAEASLDEQTRTINVIVRVPNPFTSGTRVEGAGADPGPPLLVGKFAEVRIEGIIPDQYFILRRSALRPGNEVWAVRDDTLLTIVPVRVLQRSDDKVFITGTLKAGQAVVIGGIKVATEGRVVRIGGDP; from the coding sequence ATGAATCGCGGAAAAAGCTTACTCCTGGCCAGTGCCATCCTTCTCATATCCACGATTGTTGCCTACCTTATGATCTGGCTTAAGCCCGAGCCGGAAATCCGGCCTCTTACTTCCCAGGCACCTTTCGCAGTCACGGCTCTCGCGGTGGTCGGCACCGGTGCAATTCCAGTGTACGGATCCGGGACGGTTCGGCCTGTCGCAAAAATAGATGTCGCTGCCGAAATCAATGGTAAGGTTGTTTGGGTGGATCCGGCCTTTCAGAGTGGCGGACGAGTCCGAAAAGGGCAAATTCTCTTTCGCATTGCCGATGCCGACTACCAAAACAAAGTGCAGCAAGCGCGCGCCAATGTGGCCGCGCAGCATGTCGCACTCCTCCGGGCGAATGAAGAAGCCCAGATCGCACGCTCTGAGTACGCGCAATTCAGACGTGACCAAACGGATATAGCCGGGGGCAATCCCCTTGCGCTGTGGGAGCCTCAGCTCGAGGCAGCCCGAGCCGCGGTGACCAGAGATAGTGCTGTGCTCGCCGATGCCGAGTTGGCTTTGGCACGCACAAAAGTCCGCGCGCCTTTCAAAGGCGTCGTGCAGGCAGAATCGATAGATATAGGGCAGTTCGTGGTGGCTGGCCAGAGTGTGGGGCGACTTTACGCGACCGACGCAGTAGAGGTGGTAGTTCCCCTCTCCGATGCCAACGCGGTTCTCATCCCCGGCCTATGGGAGCTAAAAGCGGGCGACGGAGACAGGCGGGTTGTGGCTCGTGTCATCGCTGAATACGGCGATGGAAGCTATGCCTGGGATGGCTATGTAGATCGGGCGGAGGCATCCCTGGACGAACAGACGCGCACCATCAACGTCATCGTACGCGTCCCGAATCCTTTTACAAGCGGCACCCGAGTCGAAGGGGCAGGCGCAGATCCTGGCCCGCCCCTTCTCGTGGGCAAATTCGCAGAAGTGCGAATTGAGGGAATCATCCCAGACCAGTACTTCATCCTGCGGCGATCAGCACTCAGACCGGGCAACGAGGTCTGGGCAGTGCGCGATGACACACTATTGACCATCGTCCCGGTGCGCGTCCTTCAGCGTTCCGATGATAAGGTGTTCATAACCGGCACGCTGAAAGCCGGTCAAGCGGTCGTCATAGGCGGGATAAAGGTCGCAACCGAAGGCAGGGTGGTGCGGATCGGAGGTGATCCATGA
- the dtd gene encoding D-aminoacyl-tRNA deacylase: MRALIQRVCGATVRVEEQIVGQIDRGLLILLGISDTDGLPDMEYVAEKCVNLRIFEDDQGKMNRSLLDTGGQALVVSQFTLHADTRKGRRPSFNRAAPPDIAKSMYEQFVQRLRTFGIHTESGVFGAYMQVEIHNTGPVTLMIDSEI, encoded by the coding sequence GTGCGGGCATTGATTCAGCGGGTATGCGGGGCAACGGTTCGCGTTGAAGAACAAATTGTTGGACAAATTGATCGCGGTCTTTTGATTCTGCTGGGTATTAGCGATACCGATGGCCTTCCAGATATGGAATATGTTGCCGAGAAATGTGTAAATTTGAGAATTTTTGAAGACGATCAGGGCAAAATGAACAGATCCTTGCTCGATACAGGTGGGCAGGCACTGGTGGTTTCACAATTTACCCTGCACGCCGATACCCGCAAAGGTCGCCGCCCGAGTTTTAATCGGGCTGCTCCACCAGATATCGCCAAATCCATGTACGAGCAATTTGTCCAGCGTCTTCGCACCTTTGGCATTCACACTGAATCCGGCGTTTTTGGCGCGTATATGCAGGTCGAAATTCACAACACTGGCCCCGTTACATTGATGATTGACTCAGAGATATGA